A single region of the Nitrospira sp. genome encodes:
- a CDS encoding DUF2779 domain-containing protein, translating to MTEQATDLPQDGVQKTPRLSKSKYISGLQCHKRLYLDIHQPYLATPPDAGTQAILDMGTEVGELARRRFPGGRLVTAGYRQTEAALTQTNALMADESVPAIYEAAIMADGVLVRVDILERVRGEDGALAGWRLIEVKSSTKVKDVHLDDLALQRHVLVGAGLNIVSCHLMRINTAYTYAGGEVELNELFAIDELSSIVLERQVTVPDRIAAMKTMLLSPAAPVVDPDRHCFSPYECPFWAHCTSQKPARWIFHLPGAKQITSQLAERGIVTIDEIPDGTKLSAVQRKVKDNVEWVSEKLEAALKTVRFPVHHLDFETVMLAVPRFAGTRPYQALPVQWSNHIEQASGELVHHEFLHTEGTDPRKSLAESLLDSLGGKGSICVYSPYEKSVIEQLAEFLPELRTALKALVKRIWDLHPIVKEHYYHPEFGGSYSLKEVLPALVPSLHYDDLNIREGGQAASEYYKMVFVESDWIERARIQEALLAYCKRDTLAMVELRRVLGEKVKKI from the coding sequence ATGACTGAACAAGCCACAGATCTTCCGCAAGACGGCGTGCAGAAAACGCCGCGTTTATCGAAATCCAAATATATCTCAGGCCTCCAATGTCATAAGCGCCTGTATCTCGATATCCATCAGCCCTATCTTGCGACTCCGCCTGACGCGGGGACGCAGGCGATCCTGGATATGGGGACGGAGGTCGGTGAGCTGGCGCGCCGCCGGTTCCCCGGCGGCCGTCTCGTAACAGCCGGGTATCGACAGACCGAGGCGGCGCTTACCCAAACAAACGCGCTGATGGCGGATGAGTCTGTCCCGGCGATTTATGAAGCAGCGATCATGGCCGATGGCGTCCTCGTTCGTGTGGATATTCTGGAGCGGGTGCGAGGCGAAGACGGAGCTTTGGCGGGGTGGCGCTTGATCGAGGTCAAGTCATCCACCAAGGTGAAGGATGTGCACCTGGACGATCTGGCGCTGCAGCGCCACGTGCTCGTGGGGGCAGGCCTCAACATCGTCAGCTGTCATCTCATGCGCATCAATACCGCCTATACCTATGCCGGCGGCGAGGTCGAGTTGAACGAGCTGTTCGCGATCGATGAACTCTCCTCAATTGTCTTGGAGCGGCAAGTGACTGTGCCGGACCGGATAGCCGCGATGAAGACCATGTTACTGTCACCGGCCGCCCCCGTGGTTGATCCGGATCGCCATTGTTTTTCGCCCTATGAATGTCCCTTCTGGGCTCATTGCACGAGTCAGAAGCCTGCGCGGTGGATCTTTCACCTGCCTGGCGCCAAGCAGATCACCAGCCAACTTGCCGAGCGGGGCATCGTGACCATTGATGAGATTCCGGATGGCACGAAGCTTTCTGCCGTCCAGCGCAAGGTCAAAGACAACGTGGAGTGGGTGTCCGAGAAGCTGGAAGCCGCGCTCAAGACCGTGCGGTTTCCCGTCCATCACCTGGATTTTGAGACCGTCATGCTGGCCGTGCCTCGCTTTGCCGGCACGCGCCCCTATCAAGCGCTGCCGGTGCAATGGTCGAATCATATCGAGCAGGCTTCCGGCGAACTCGTGCATCACGAATTCCTCCACACAGAAGGGACTGATCCCCGGAAGTCATTGGCCGAATCCCTTCTGGATTCCCTGGGAGGCAAGGGGAGTATTTGTGTCTATTCCCCGTATGAGAAATCTGTGATCGAGCAACTGGCGGAGTTTCTCCCTGAACTACGAACGGCGCTCAAGGCGTTGGTGAAACGGATTTGGGATCTCCACCCGATTGTCAAAGAGCATTACTACCATCCGGAGTTCGGCGGATCGTACTCGCTGAAGGAGGTGCTGCCGGCACTGGTGCCTTCGTTGCACTATGACGATCTCAACATTCGTGAAGGCGGGCAGGCGGCATCGGAGTACTACAAGATGGTGTTTGTCGAGAGCGACTGGATCGAGCGGGCCAGGATTCAGGAAGCACTGTTAGCCTACTGCAAGCGCGACACGCTCGCGATGGTCGAATTGCGGCGGGTCTTGGGAGAGAAGGTGAAAAAAATATGA
- a CDS encoding MATE family efflux transporter, whose protein sequence is MGFRIADIRKSVLTLALPVTVSSLLQRTEGIVAVFLVGGLGATPIAAVGLGQLLAFIATTLVSGLSVGSNVIIAQLWGAKRHRDAGEAARHFLGISIAVSLALAALGMTLNRFAMEGLGAESGVIALAIPYSTIIFLVIPFTVLLQVLSSILQGTGDTRTPMYAMILVNLLHIGIAYPLVYGYWGLPALGVKGAAIAVGIAEAIGVAFLWWRSRPVLKSSAHLRLDLIRTMWHVGAPVSGERIVQQAGILIYTKLVLLYGTVSYAAHQVGLSIESLSFLPGYGFAIAAATMVGQSIGAGKYTRAKLENWEANRLAIVIMASMGVVFFFFPYLLLRAFTTDEAVIELGTVFLKIVALLQIPLALTMVIAGSLRGAGDTRFIMGATMVGMWGVRVPMALIVALWLHLSVFYVWLAMIADWTVRMALLLWRYRSERWKAIRVIKTTRIA, encoded by the coding sequence ATGGGTTTCCGCATCGCCGACATCCGCAAATCTGTGCTCACCCTGGCCCTGCCGGTCACTGTCAGCAGCCTTCTTCAACGAACCGAAGGAATCGTCGCGGTCTTTCTGGTAGGGGGACTCGGTGCGACTCCCATTGCCGCCGTCGGCTTGGGGCAACTCCTGGCGTTCATCGCCACGACGCTGGTCTCGGGCCTCTCGGTAGGCTCCAACGTGATCATTGCCCAGCTGTGGGGAGCCAAACGACATCGGGACGCCGGAGAAGCGGCCCGCCACTTTCTCGGAATTTCCATTGCAGTCTCACTCGCGCTGGCGGCACTGGGGATGACGCTGAACCGGTTCGCGATGGAGGGGTTGGGAGCTGAATCCGGCGTCATTGCGCTGGCGATCCCCTACTCCACGATCATCTTTCTGGTGATCCCCTTCACCGTGCTGCTTCAGGTATTGTCCTCAATCCTACAGGGCACCGGCGACACTCGCACGCCAATGTATGCCATGATCCTGGTCAATCTGCTGCACATCGGCATCGCCTACCCCCTCGTCTACGGATACTGGGGCCTGCCCGCACTCGGCGTCAAAGGAGCCGCGATTGCCGTGGGAATCGCCGAAGCCATCGGCGTCGCCTTCCTCTGGTGGCGCAGTCGCCCTGTTTTGAAATCGTCCGCACACCTCCGACTCGATCTCATTCGAACCATGTGGCATGTCGGCGCGCCGGTTTCTGGCGAGCGGATCGTGCAGCAAGCGGGCATCCTCATCTATACGAAACTCGTGCTGCTGTACGGCACCGTGTCCTATGCCGCCCATCAGGTGGGCCTCTCGATCGAGTCGCTGTCGTTTTTGCCGGGCTATGGATTTGCCATCGCCGCCGCTACCATGGTCGGCCAGAGCATCGGAGCCGGGAAATACACCAGAGCGAAGCTGGAAAACTGGGAAGCCAATCGCCTGGCCATCGTCATCATGGCCAGCATGGGCGTCGTATTCTTCTTCTTTCCCTATCTGCTCCTGCGCGCCTTCACCACCGACGAAGCAGTCATCGAACTCGGTACGGTGTTCCTGAAGATCGTCGCCCTTCTACAGATCCCCCTCGCGCTCACGATGGTCATCGCCGGGTCGCTGCGCGGCGCCGGAGACACCCGGTTCATCATGGGCGCGACGATGGTGGGCATGTGGGGCGTACGTGTCCCGATGGCATTGATCGTTGCCCTCTGGCTCCATCTCTCGGTGTTCTATGTCTGGCTGGCGATGATCGCGGACTGGACCGTGAGAATGGCGTTGCTGCTCTGGCGTTACCGATCGGAACGGTGGAAAGCGATTCGGGTCATCAAGACAACGCGGATAGCATGA
- a CDS encoding 2-dehydropantoate 2-reductase — protein MKNILVVGAGSVGGFFGAHLAKNNPHVSFLLRPKTLAAVKQSGLTIRSASGTFTVHPQAAADPRGLPQPDLVILGVKAFDLDEVMAQIEPVLTEKTVILTLQNGIDTEDRIIARTSRDCVVGGVAFIYSKIAAPGVIDHYKKGAVAIGELMGHESERVLKIKELFTAAGIPCHLSKDIRRSKWEKMCWNCVFNPITVLIDDKVAKALDHPEMLRVIHQIVDEVAAVSAAVKVPLPADMAERVVKATQEIRDIHTSMYDDWKAGRQTEIAYLNGYIVQKGRELGIPTPVNEAMTAMIKTITEQGQKGSGVVRIDGAVVQPVSLDYAALRQLPVEHHVADVSTVMPGMTGKAIKVKGLLDVPALAIDADHVTFHSIDGKYAATLTLQQAKDFGVLLYELNGEPLPDGKGGPYRLITPGLGDLCANVKGVGRIEVRVGSGKDTRPPAEERTKC, from the coding sequence ATGAAGAACATTCTAGTGGTCGGTGCCGGGTCAGTGGGCGGATTTTTCGGCGCGCATCTCGCCAAGAATAATCCTCACGTGTCGTTTCTCCTCAGGCCGAAGACCTTGGCAGCGGTGAAGCAGAGCGGGTTGACGATCCGCAGTGCGAGCGGGACGTTCACGGTCCATCCGCAGGCCGCGGCGGATCCCAGGGGATTGCCCCAGCCTGACTTGGTTATTCTCGGTGTGAAGGCGTTCGACCTTGATGAGGTCATGGCGCAGATCGAACCGGTGCTGACGGAGAAGACCGTCATCCTGACCTTGCAGAACGGCATCGATACCGAAGACCGGATCATCGCACGCACCTCGCGTGACTGCGTCGTCGGCGGCGTGGCCTTCATCTATTCGAAAATTGCCGCGCCCGGGGTGATCGATCACTATAAAAAGGGCGCGGTGGCGATCGGCGAATTGATGGGGCATGAGAGCGAGCGCGTGCTCAAGATCAAGGAGCTTTTCACGGCTGCCGGTATTCCCTGTCATCTCTCGAAAGATATCCGCCGGAGCAAGTGGGAGAAGATGTGCTGGAACTGCGTCTTCAATCCGATCACGGTGCTGATCGACGACAAGGTGGCCAAGGCTTTGGATCATCCGGAAATGCTGCGGGTGATCCATCAGATCGTCGATGAAGTCGCCGCGGTCTCAGCGGCGGTCAAGGTGCCGTTGCCGGCGGATATGGCGGAGCGGGTCGTCAAAGCTACGCAGGAGATCCGGGATATTCACACGTCGATGTACGACGATTGGAAAGCGGGACGGCAGACCGAGATCGCCTATTTGAACGGGTACATTGTGCAGAAAGGGCGAGAGTTGGGCATTCCGACTCCCGTGAACGAGGCGATGACGGCGATGATCAAGACGATTACTGAGCAGGGCCAGAAGGGTTCTGGAGTCGTGCGAATCGACGGGGCGGTGGTGCAGCCAGTCTCACTTGATTATGCGGCCCTCCGGCAACTTCCGGTGGAGCATCATGTGGCAGACGTCAGCACCGTCATGCCGGGTATGACAGGGAAGGCGATCAAGGTGAAGGGCCTGCTCGATGTGCCGGCACTGGCGATTGATGCCGATCATGTGACGTTTCATTCAATTGACGGAAAGTATGCGGCTACGCTCACGCTCCAACAGGCCAAAGATTTTGGCGTCCTGCTTTACGAGCTCAACGGCGAGCCATTGCCCGATGGAAAGGGCGGGCCCTATCGTCTGATTACACCGGGGCTCGGCGATCTCTGCGCCAATGTGAAAGGCGTGGGTCGGATCGAAGTGCGAGTGGGCAGCGGAAAGGATACGAGACCTCCGGCTGAAGAGCGAACGAAATGCTAG
- a CDS encoding NAD-dependent deacylase — translation MSSTPLHEAQSRLASAQTITILTGAGVSADSGVPTFRGIDGLWRNFRAEELATPDAFERDPRLVWEWYNWRRELIATKRPNDAHVAIASLESRHLDFWLITQNVDGLHRLAGSTQLSEIHGNIWMVRCTGCGAVTENHQVPLPLLPHCGPCGGLLRPHIVWFGESLHEDDLARCAQHLQACEVLLVIGTSGVVYPAAGFASIAKDAGATVIEVNLDQTPQSDLVDISLRGRAKELVPLLLQAGK, via the coding sequence ATGAGTTCCACCCCGCTGCATGAGGCGCAATCCCGCCTCGCATCCGCACAAACCATCACGATCTTGACCGGGGCAGGTGTCTCCGCCGACAGTGGCGTGCCGACATTTCGCGGGATCGACGGACTATGGCGCAATTTTCGAGCGGAAGAACTAGCGACACCGGACGCGTTTGAGCGAGACCCCAGGCTGGTATGGGAATGGTACAACTGGCGACGGGAATTGATTGCCACGAAACGACCCAACGACGCTCACGTCGCCATCGCATCATTGGAATCGCGCCACCTCGATTTCTGGCTCATCACTCAAAATGTAGATGGCCTCCACAGGCTGGCCGGATCTACCCAGCTCTCGGAAATTCACGGCAACATCTGGATGGTCCGTTGCACGGGATGTGGTGCGGTGACAGAGAATCACCAGGTACCGCTACCGCTCCTGCCCCATTGTGGACCGTGCGGAGGGCTCTTGCGTCCTCACATCGTCTGGTTTGGTGAATCCTTACATGAGGACGATCTTGCCCGCTGCGCACAACACCTACAGGCCTGTGAGGTGCTGCTCGTAATCGGCACTTCCGGCGTGGTCTATCCGGCAGCCGGGTTTGCCTCGATTGCAAAGGACGCCGGAGCCACGGTCATTGAAGTGAATCTCGACCAGACTCCCCAATCAGACCTTGTAGATATTTCCTTGCGCGGCCGCGCGAAGGAGCTCGTCCCGCTTTTACTACAGGCGGGCAAGTAG